In Metarhizium brunneum chromosome 3, complete sequence, a genomic segment contains:
- the tmp1 gene encoding Thymidylate kinase, producing the protein MASISDLATAAMASDTPSNVKRGAFIVLEGLDRSGKTTQVKLLEQRFVEEGKKVRVMRFPDRTTPIGQMIDAYLKSDVQMEDHVIHLLFSANRWEAVDQIKSLLAAGTTVISDRFYHSGIVYSAAKLNPSLPLSWARAPERGLPRPDVVLFLDLDEETARARGGWGGELYEKAEMQKRVRELFWGLSMGGKDIQGQEMLAGLGGLEGAQWRQEEEDLVVVDAGGSVEEVADRIWGTVEGRVAQVERGEVGRTVRIVQ; encoded by the exons ATGGCATCTATCAGCGATCTTGCCACCGCGGCAATGGCCTCAGATACACCGTCTAATGTGAAGCGCGGCGCGTTCATCGTGCTAGAGGGCTTGGACCGCAGCGGCAAGACGACGCAGGTGAAGCTTTTGGAGCAGCGGTTCGTCGAGGAGGGGAAGAAGGTCAGGGTGATGAGGTTTCCTG ATAGGACGACGCCAATCGGCCAGATGATTGATGCGTATTTGAAGAGCGATGTGCAGATGGAGGACCACGTTATTCATTTGCTATTTAGTGCAAATCGCTGGGAGGCAGT GGACCAGATCAAGTCCCTCCTTGCGGCGGGCACAACCGTGATATCGGACCGCTTCTATCACTCCGGCATCGTGTACTCTGCCGCCAAGCTGAACCCTTCGCTCCCGCTGTCGTGGGCGCGCGCACCGGAGCGCGGGCTGCCGCGGCCGGACGTAGTTCTGTTCCTGGATCTGGACGAGGAGACGGCCAGGGCCCgcggcggctggggcggcGAGCTCTACGAGAAGGCTGAGATGCAGAAGAGGGTGCGGGAGCTGTTCTGGGGTCTGAGCATGGGCGGCAAGGACATCCAGGGACAGGAGATgctggccgggctggggGGGCTGGAGGGCGCGCAGTGGaggcaggaggaggaggacctggtggtggttgatgcGGGAGGGAGCgtggaggaggtggcggACAGGATTTGGGGCACGGTGGAGGGGAGAGTTGCGCAGGTTGAGAGGGGGGAGGTGGGCAGGACGGTGAGGATTGTGCAGTAG
- the purU gene encoding Formyltetrahydrofolate deformylase: protein MPNDNDYILTLSCPDKPGIVHAVTAVFAGHGHNVLDLQQFSDPASRRFFMRVHFGPKAGAVTAEHLARPFDELAAAYEMAYDIRPVAQKMKVLIMVSKIGHCLNDLLFRMKTGQLKMEVPVIVSNHADYEPLAASYGIEFHHLPVTKDTKAQQEARVLDLVRRHGIELVVLARYMQVLSPTLCEAMSGRIINIHHSFLPSFKGAKPYHQAYERGVKIIGATAHFVTADLDEGPIIEQRVARVDHSMGPQELVEEGSNVESQVLAAAVRWYADRRVFLNGSKTVVFG from the coding sequence ATGCCCAACGACAACGACTACATCCTCACGCTCTCGTGCCCCGACAAGCCGGGCATCGTCCACGCCGTGACGGCCGTCTTCGCCGGCCACGGGCACAACGTGCTCGACCTCCAGCAGTTCAGCGACCCCGCGTCGCGGCGCTTCTTCATGCGCGTGCACTTTGGGCccaaggccggcgccgtcacggccgagCACCTCGCGCGGCCGTTtgacgagctggccgccgcgtACGAGATGGCCTACGACATCCGCCCCGTGGCGCAGAAGATGAAGGTGCTCATCATGGTGTCCAAGATTGGGCACTGCCTCAACGACCTGCTGTTTCGCATGAAGACGGGGCAGCTGAAGATGGAGGTGCCCGTCATCGTCTCCAACCACGCCGACTACGAGCCCCTCGCCGCCTCGTACGGCATCGAGTTCCACCACCTCCCCGTCACAAAGGACACCAAGGCGCAGCAGGAGGCGCGGGTGCTCGACCTCGTGAGGCGGCACGGCATCGAGCTCGTCGTGCTCGCGCGCTACATGCAGGTGCTCTCGCCGACGCTCTGCGAGGCCATGTCGGGTcgcatcatcaacatccaccACAGCTTCCTGCCGTCCTTCAAGGGCGCCAAGCCGTACCACCAGGCGTACGAGCGCGGCGTCAAGATCATCGGCGCCACGGCGCACTTTGTCACGGCCGACCTGGACGAGGGCCCCATCATTGAGCAGCGCGTCGCGCGCGTCGACCACAGCATGGGGCCGCAGgagctggtggaggaggggTCCAATGTCGAGAGCCAGGTGCTGGCCGCGGCGGTGCGGTGGTACGCGGACCGGAGGGTGTTTCTGAACGGCTCCAAGACGGTGGTGTTTGGGTGA